AGTTTCCATAAGCGCTACTGCCGGATTTGATGTTCCAAGGATTCTTGAAAGACTTGTGCTGGAAATTTTGAAATATCCTCATGTGGGGAAATTGCCACGGACTGAAACTTTTCTCAAAAACCTACGAGATAAATATCCAAACATTGAGACTTTTGAAGAGCGCCGAACGATATGGTCTGATAAAAAAATGATTCCCAACATACAATTTTTCTTACAAGGAAAAACTAAAAAATTTTCAGATGTAACAACACTTTATGCTGATTTAAATACACAATCTAAATTAAAAATGCTTGTTAAGACATTTAAAGAAAAGAATCACAAATGTTATATTGTAGATATAACCTCCAGTGAAGCGCGTGATGCTGGTTTGGCAGTAGTAAAAGCTGTTATCCCAACCCTAATGCCTTTTTATTTTCGCGAAAGAGAAAAATGTCTTGGTGTAAAACGATTATACACCCTTCCTGTTGAAATGGGGTATTTAAAGCAACCGCTCAAAGAAGATAAACTTAATTCTACCCCTCATCCTTTTATATAATTATGAAAATTGATCCTTTACTCAACTATTTAGAAAAAAATAGAATCTCTATTTCACAAGAGGTGTATAAAGGAGACTCGCTTTTTAAAGAGTATACACGCTTTCCTCAAATCACACTTCCCAAACCACTACCACTGCCCATTTCTTTTCAAGATGTACTGTGTAAACGCAAATCAATACGGGAGTATTCAAAAAAACATTTGACTAGAGAACAAATCGGGACACTTCTTTTCTGGTCCGCTGGTTTATTTAAGAATGGGGATATTCAATATGTTTCTGATATTTCTGAACGCCCACATCCTTCTGGTGGGGCTAAATATCCACTAGAATTATATTTACTTATACTAAATGGAGAAGGGCTGGAGCGTGATGTATATCATTATAATATAAATAAACATACCCTTGAGCACTTATACACAGTAGATTTTGAAGCAATAACCAGCTGTTTTGAAGAAAATGATTTTTTTTCTTTACAGTCTGGAATGGTAATTCTTTTTTCTTTCATCAAAACCCGCAATATGGGAAAATACGGGGCTTTGTCATATAAATTGAGTTTTATGGAAGGAGGATGTATTGCACAGAATATATATCTTCTTTCTTCAGCATTAGAACTTGGGTGTTGTGGTATGGGTATGAGCACAGTCCCAAACTTTAATGAAGCACTACACCTAGATGGTATAAACGAGTCAATTTTTTATGGTTGCGCAGTTGGTAATGTAGAAAATGGTAATGAAAAAGGAAAATAAATATTTAGATTTTTCTAATAAAATTGTTCTGGTTACTGGGTCAACTCAAGGAATTGGAAACACTATAGCTCGTAGATTTGCGTCTTGTGGTGCAAAAATTATATTGAATGGACGCAATCAGGATAAGGTGGATGCCATAGAGAAAGAAATGAAACGGAACGGAATAAATTCCGTATTAGGTGTGTCTGCTGATGTTGGTAATCGTAAAGAAGTAGAAGATATGTTTGATAAAATTGACAACACATTTGGGAGTATAGACATTCTCATAAACAACGCAGCTTTAAGACCATTAACTTCTTTTGAATCTATTGATGATAAAGAGTGGAATGAAGTACTCCACACAAATCTAACAGGTGCTTTTATTGTTTCTCAAGTAGCAATAAAAAGAATGAAGAACAAGAAAAGCTGTTCAATTACCAACATTTCATCAATAGCGGCCCGTATACCTTCAAAATATTACTCTGGAGTTCATTACATTTCGTCTAAAGGAGGACTTATTTCTTTTACACGTGGTTTAGCCATGGAAATGGGCTCTACCCCTATTCGTGTAAATGCTATTGTGCCTGGCGTTATAGAAACAGGAGAGGAGAGGAAGTGGATATATAAACATGCAGCAGAATCCACATTCCTTAAAAGACCGGGAAACAAAGAAGAGGTAGCATCAGTGTGTCTTTTCCTTGCATCTGATTTAGCTTCGTATATAACAGGGGAAATAATTACTCTTGGAGGATATTAACTTGAAGTAAATAAGTATGTATTGCCATCAAACGCAAATTGTTTTACCATTAGTTACATATGGGAAAAACTCTTAAATTGTTTAATAAAATAAAATTACAAATCTGGGTTGTTTTTGTTGGTTTTATTGCAGTCAAGTTGAGTGGTATAGAAATGATAGCACCTCTTGTTGCCCTTTGTGCTGGTAGTGGTGGAGGTGGAGGTAATGGAGGTGGAGGTGATGGAGGTGGAGGTGATGTTGATCCTGGTGGAGGTGTTGGTTGTGGATGTGGAATGGCTTGTGCTTGTGGTGGCTGTGTTGGTAATGTTCCTTCCACTCCTTTTCTTTGCACATGGAATGGTAAAAAATTTGTATTTGAAAATGATTTTCTCTTTGGCAAGCCGTCAAATTATTTCCAAACAGTTGAAGAAGGGAGGATGGCATATGAAAACAGTTTTATTGAAGGAGATCTTTACAGAATAAAAAATAGTATACATTTAGAAAATAAACAACCAAGATTTCAAATAAAAGAGATTGAACCGGAGGAAAGTTTTATTGATTATCTGTCACTCTTTCATGTCCTATATCCAAAAGAAGGAGAGCTCATAGTTGATTCAAAGTTTAAGGATTTTTTCATATTTAAGAGAGAAGCCATAGAAAACGGCGAAGGAGTAGAATCCCAAACTATCACAAGTCACAATAGTAAAAATATTGCTCACAGAATGGGGAGCACCATTGATTCTTTGGAGAACACCAAAGGTATCAATGTGTATGAAATGGAAACCGGTGACACTATTCAAATAAAAGGGAATGTTAACACTGGATTAACAAAACCACTCTTTCTCCTTCTTGGATCTCATTATCGTGATTGGACTCTGGGTGAGATTTTTAATGTAGATCATAAAGACACACTAAAGGGTGAAATACTTAGTATGCTTTCATTTGGAGATAAGTCACCGAGCATGATTTTTCGCAATACAACCAGAGTTATGATGTTGGTGTTAATAC
This genomic stretch from Patescibacteria group bacterium harbors:
- a CDS encoding SagB/ThcOx family dehydrogenase, with the protein product MKIDPLLNYLEKNRISISQEVYKGDSLFKEYTRFPQITLPKPLPLPISFQDVLCKRKSIREYSKKHLTREQIGTLLFWSAGLFKNGDIQYVSDISERPHPSGGAKYPLELYLLILNGEGLERDVYHYNINKHTLEHLYTVDFEAITSCFEENDFFSLQSGMVILFSFIKTRNMGKYGALSYKLSFMEGGCIAQNIYLLSSALELGCCGMGMSTVPNFNEALHLDGINESIFYGCAVGNVENGNEKGK
- a CDS encoding SDR family oxidoreductase, with the protein product MKKENKYLDFSNKIVLVTGSTQGIGNTIARRFASCGAKIILNGRNQDKVDAIEKEMKRNGINSVLGVSADVGNRKEVEDMFDKIDNTFGSIDILINNAALRPLTSFESIDDKEWNEVLHTNLTGAFIVSQVAIKRMKNKKSCSITNISSIAARIPSKYYSGVHYISSKGGLISFTRGLAMEMGSTPIRVNAIVPGVIETGEERKWIYKHAAESTFLKRPGNKEEVASVCLFLASDLASYITGEIITLGGY